Below is a genomic region from Hevea brasiliensis isolate MT/VB/25A 57/8 chromosome 3, ASM3005281v1, whole genome shotgun sequence.
TTATCACTGCTGTTGTTGCTTTTAGTATGAGATGAGGAGGATTCTATTGATTTCTCTTTGTCAGATTCTTGTTCTGCTTCTGATTCCTCTTCTACAGATTTTTCCTTCTCATCATTTTTCTCTACTTCTTCAACCTCAGCTAGCTTACTTTCTTCTTGTACCTTTTCAGCAGCTTCTACATGCTCCTctgcttcttcttccacttcagaAATTTTTGCATTGCTAGGACCAGTAGTACCCTGTGGGTAACTTCCAAAATCTCCAAATTTGCCAAAAGATTCACCAAACAACATTTGAGCCATCTTCTTCATGAACCACTCTTGTCTATCCAATCTATTAATCAACATATCCATCTTTGCATTGTGTTCAGCCATAATTCCCTTCTGCAACTCAtgagatttttctaaaatattcaAGGTCAGTccactcatttcttttatttccttcATCATGTCCAGATTTGCTTTACTGATTTTCACAAAATCTGACATTTtcagcttcattttctctttcttcttagaGCTTTCCCCTTCATCTATCTTAGAACTCTTTTCTTTCAACTTGCTTAGTGGGATGTCCGATTCTGTTTCAGAATCTGATTCTGAttcaatctcaatctcagtctctTCTTCTTGCTTTTTGTCTTCTTTCTTACTCCTTTTTCTACCATCATCAGCCTTGAATATCTCCTTAATGGGGATAGGATTGCTAAACTTCTTTTCTTTACTCAAATCAACTCCCATAGCTTGAAATATAAGAGTCAAAGGCATAGCATATGGCAACCTTCTATGCTTACTAGACTTAGCAATCACTTTAAAAATCAAAAATGGCAAATTAAATCTGATTTTGTTAACCAAGTGCCACATAATGCATAAGTCAAGGCTATTTGCATATGAGTGACTACCACTCCTAGGATTGAGCAAATATCGAATGAAGGATTGTAGAATCCTAAAATTTTGAGGCACTAAACTGATAttggtcatttcattttcaagtgtacccTCCGGAAAAATTGATAATTGAAATGCCTTCTCATCATATCCATCAAGCTTCCTAGAATCTTTGAAGGTTCCAATCTTATTTCCATCATTTGGTAGGTTTAAAACAGAGGCTAAGAAATCAACATCAATAATCTGACTTTTCTTCTTAACTCTCACACTGAAACTTTCtcctttaacaacttctttcatacttCCATAAAATTCTTGAATCAAATAAGGATAATAATATTCATTCAACTCAGAAA
It encodes:
- the LOC131178328 gene encoding uncharacterized protein LOC131178328 — its product is MARVKQVTTKPRKFMGDAMKAAAGSEKEREEGTEVENSNDETETVAERARKRKGKGIAGSEPSAKKKKMEKGPASKPFVQQNIFEPRYIKWDSFSDLPYEFEELFTFQGWMEFSELNEYYYPYLIQEFYGSMKEVVKGESFSVRVKKKSQIIDVDFLASVLNLPNDGNKIGTFKDSRKLDGYDEKAFQLSIFPEGTLENEMTNISLVPQNFRILQSFIRYLLNPRSGSHSYANSLDLCIMWHLVNKIRFNLPFLIFKVIAKSSKHRRLPYAMPLTLIFQAMGVDLSKEKKFSNPIPIKEIFKADDGRKRSKKEDKKQEEETEIEIESESDSETESDIPLSKLKEKSSKIDEGESSKKKEKMKLKMSDFVKISKANLDMMKEIKEMSGLTLNILEKSHELQKGIMAEHNAKMDMLINRLDRQEWFMKKMAQMLFGESFGKFGDFGSYPQGTTGPSNAKISEVEEEAEEHVEAAEKVQEESKLAEVEEVEKNDEKEKSVEEESEAEQESDKEKSIESSSSHTKSNNSSDNGKSEGRNGSRQEEEKEEQSQDPSSEQPNIVPTASQPALESTISLPMQYGPRRTYSSKNPSTHN